One stretch of Desulfobulbaceae bacterium DNA includes these proteins:
- a CDS encoding HD-GYP domain-containing protein: MIKKITINQLRPGIFVHDFNCDKSTSNRILNPTLIKDAKIIEILRSWGIKEVYIDTERGLDVEKAKSQHEVNAEIESAFHKLAQKHPESSRSVPLKEELAVAKNIKTKATSVIENAMSAVRAGKPLDVDSAVELVDEMDRSLARNKDALVLLTRIRQKDEYTLMHSISVGAYVLNFCNLNKLPHDRTIALAIGALFHDIGKTKIPLAILNKPGKLTDAEFDEMKRHSLYSAEVLRSAKDLPDEAYDMGLHHHERYDGTGYPHGLKGEAISYGSQLCAIADVYDALTSDRCYKVGIDRIEGLRKLYEWSDYHFNKELTYEFIRGIGVYPIGTCVKLESGRIGVVIGSTESADQPVVRLFYDENKQMPLLVHDLDLLHSEDRVSMYEDAAKWDLKKMNIFGDVSADLFPI, from the coding sequence ATGATAAAAAAAATTACAATTAACCAACTTCGGCCAGGTATTTTTGTTCATGATTTCAATTGTGACAAGTCGACCAGCAATCGTATCTTGAATCCGACACTTATTAAAGACGCCAAAATCATTGAGATCCTTCGTTCCTGGGGTATCAAAGAGGTTTATATCGACACGGAAAGAGGCCTTGATGTTGAAAAGGCAAAATCGCAGCATGAGGTTAATGCAGAAATAGAGAGTGCTTTTCATAAACTTGCCCAGAAGCATCCGGAGTCAAGTCGTAGTGTTCCTTTAAAAGAGGAGCTTGCGGTAGCCAAAAATATTAAGACAAAGGCGACCAGTGTTATTGAAAATGCAATGAGTGCAGTTCGAGCCGGCAAGCCTCTGGATGTTGATAGTGCCGTTGAACTTGTTGATGAGATGGACAGGTCTCTTGCACGCAACAAAGATGCACTGGTGCTGCTCACCCGAATTAGACAAAAAGACGAGTACACATTGATGCATTCAATCAGCGTTGGTGCCTATGTGCTCAATTTTTGTAACCTCAATAAACTGCCCCACGACAGAACAATTGCCCTGGCCATCGGCGCACTGTTTCATGACATTGGTAAAACAAAAATTCCATTGGCGATCCTTAACAAGCCCGGCAAACTCACTGATGCTGAGTTTGATGAGATGAAGAGGCATAGTTTGTATTCCGCAGAAGTTTTGAGGAGCGCTAAGGATTTACCGGACGAAGCGTATGATATGGGACTGCATCACCATGAACGCTATGACGGGACAGGGTATCCCCATGGCTTAAAGGGTGAGGCAATAAGTTATGGCTCTCAACTGTGCGCCATAGCTGATGTCTATGATGCCTTGACCTCTGATCGTTGTTACAAAGTAGGAATCGACCGGATTGAAGGGTTGCGTAAGCTCTATGAGTGGAGCGATTACCATTTTAACAAAGAGCTAACCTATGAATTTATCCGGGGCATAGGGGTCTACCCTATCGGGACCTGCGTGAAACTGGAAAGCGGGCGCATCGGTGTGGTGATCGGCTCCACAGAGAGTGCAGATCAGCCTGTTGTTCGTTTGTTTTACGATGAAAACAAACAGATGCCGCTGCTGGTCCATGATCTTGATCTTCTGCACTCTGAAGATCGAGTTTCCATGTATGAGGATGCTGCCAAGTGGGACCTTAAAAAAATGAATATATTCGGTGATGTCTCCGCCGATCTCTTCCCGATCTGA